GGACGACGACCTTCTTGATATCCACCTACCCACTCTTTCTCGTTCCCGTTTCCGGTATATACTTCATACATATTCTGACCGTTTCTTACAGCACCGTTATTGGGCAGTTCGATAACCTTATTGATATTGTAAGAGCCATTCAGACCTAAATTCCATTTCCAGTCCTTCTTGTCCAGAATCTTAAAGCTCGTTTCAAATTCGAAACCAGAGTTACGAATCTTACCGTTGTTTGAAACCACAGACGTTACACCAGAAGTAGAAGGCACTGTGATGTTGGCAAACTTATCATACGTGTTACGGGTGTAGTAAGTCAAATTAGCGGAGATACGGTTTTGCAAGAAACTCAAGTCCAAACCAACCTCTACTGTTTTCGAAGTTTCCCAAGTCAGATATGGATTAGGAAGCGCACCAAGCAGATAGCCTACATTTCCATTGTATTTATTTGTTCCATAGGAGCCTTGCACGGTATAGTTACCTACAAAGTCTTTGTTCACATTACCATTCACACCGTAACTGGCGCGTAACTTAGCAAATGAAATGATATCCTGGAACTGTTCCATGAAAGCTTCTTTGCCGAACACCCATCCGGCAGATACACCCGGGAATACACCCCAACGATTGTCTTTTGCCAATTTAGAGTAACCATCCTTACGGATAACGAAAGAGAATAAGTACTTGCTCTTGTAGTCATAGTTGGCACGTCCGAAGAAAGACATCAGACGGTTGCCGTAATGCCAAGAATCAATACTGCGTGAACCTGCAGTGGTTGCAGTCAAAGACAAGTCACCAAACTCGTCAGTAGGCGCACCGCTACCGGAAGCGCTGAAACCCTTGGTAAAAGTAGAATAATACTCAAAACCTGCCATTGCCGAAACATAGTGGTCTTTGGTCAACTGCTTGTCATAAGTCAAAACGGCATTATAAGTTTGGTCAAAGGTTCTTTGCTGTTGGGCGGAAGTATTTCTGCTGGTAACATAAGTACCGGGTGACCTCATATAATCTTTATAAAAGGCTTCATACTTTTCATCGCTATACTGCCATGTAGCTCCTACTTTCAAGTTAAGCCCGTCATATAAATTGGCAGTGAACGACTGTCCCATGATAAACTTGTCCGTATTGTTGTCTTGAGTTAAGGAATTGATATTATACTGTTGGTTACCATCACTGTAATTGTTGCCAAGCAACTGCTCACCTGCCGCATTGTAACCACGGAAAGTAGAAGGCAAAGACAAGCAGCGAGAGAAATAGTTGTTCTCTGCCGTCTGTGATGCAGGAAGTCCATACCATTTGGCATCCGCAAAACTGAAATTGCTGCTGGAAGTCAACCAGCTCTTCAATTTGTAATCTGCATTGAAAGTAAACGTAATGCGTTGATACCAGTTATTGATGGCAGTACCTTCGCTCTTGTTGTACCCCATACCGGCATAATAGTGACCTTTGTCGTTACCACCGCTTACGTTCAAGTTATAGTCCTGAGAGAAAGACGGAGTCTGAATATTAAAATCTGCTATATCAAAGTTCTTATAGATGATTTTTCCACCATAAACGGGATCGGTCATCGTTTCCCATCCTTGATTCAGCAAAAATGACAAGTTGTCGCTATACACCATAGGACTCCAAATGGCAGAACTTGTCTTGTTGCCGTCAAGCGGAGTAACTCCATCCGTATCGAAGTATTTGTTACCGGTTCCGTAAGGAGTGGCCGCAGTAAGTGAGCCCAAAGAAGACCATGCCTTTACAGCCGATCCGTCAGGATGAGTGGTGTCTCCCATATAAGCATTCTTATAAGAAGTACGCATCCAATAAAGATAGTCACCGGCATTCATAAAGTCATAAGAGTTGTTGAAGTGATTCCAACCAAACTTTGCTTTCAAATTCACCTCTGTTTTTCCTTCTTTACCACGCTTGGTCGTAACCAAGATAACACCATTGTTGGCACGTGCACCATAAATGGCAGTTGCACCTGCGTCTTTCAGCACCTCCATAGATTCAATGTCCTCAGGATTGATGTCGCTAAGAGCATCACGCACCTGTCCGTCAATGATAACCAATGGAGAACCGGAACCATCGAAATTCGTACCACCACGA
Above is a window of Bacteroides helcogenes P 36-108 DNA encoding:
- a CDS encoding SusC/RagA family TonB-linked outer membrane protein, producing MKRLFFMLCLLTSVSLWAQKTVKGIVVDNAKEPIIGASVVENGTTNGVVTDIDGKFTLKIGENAQVKISFVGYKTKMISAKQFNGGEMVIRMDDDSELLQEVVVTGYGGKQLRTKVTNSISKVEEKTLSQGLFSNPAQALSGAVAGLQVQQTSGNPGATPTITLRGGTNFDGSGSPLVIIDGQVRDALSDINPEDIESMEVLKDAGATAIYGARANNGVILVTTKRGKEGKTEVNLKAKFGWNHFNNSYDFMNAGDYLYWMRTSYKNAYMGDTTHPDGSAVKAWSSLGSLTAATPYGTGNKYFDTDGVTPLDGNKTSSAIWSPMVYSDNLSFLLNQGWETMTDPVYGGKIIYKNFDIADFNIQTPSFSQDYNLNVSGGNDKGHYYAGMGYNKSEGTAINNWYQRITFTFNADYKLKSWLTSSSNFSFADAKWYGLPASQTAENNYFSRCLSLPSTFRGYNAAGEQLLGNNYSDGNQQYNINSLTQDNNTDKFIMGQSFTANLYDGLNLKVGATWQYSDEKYEAFYKDYMRSPGTYVTSRNTSAQQQRTFDQTYNAVLTYDKQLTKDHYVSAMAGFEYYSTFTKGFSASGSGAPTDEFGDLSLTATTAGSRSIDSWHYGNRLMSFFGRANYDYKSKYLFSFVIRKDGYSKLAKDNRWGVFPGVSAGWVFGKEAFMEQFQDIISFAKLRASYGVNGNVNKDFVGNYTVQGSYGTNKYNGNVGYLLGALPNPYLTWETSKTVEVGLDLSFLQNRISANLTYYTRNTYDKFANITVPSTSGVTSVVSNNGKIRNSGFEFETSFKILDKKDWKWNLGLNGSYNINKVIELPNNGAVRNGQNMYEVYTGNGNEKEWVGGYQEGRRPGDFYAFVAEGLYRTQAELDADAGRIDTYNTRPLYVGAEGYNKLNANQKASALPVQLGDVKWKDVNGDGVIDQYDMVKVGNTTPKWMGGFNTQFSWKDLTLSARFDYRLGFTVYDWRTAWIMGNMQGTYNTIEDTKDTWTPDNVNAKYPTYVWADQLGKGNYNRTTSMFAYSGSYLALRELMISYRLPSLYANKIGCSNIEVSVTGQNLGYWTKAKHIFSPEAAGTNYGGYPLPKTLILGVNVSF